In a genomic window of Streptomyces noursei ATCC 11455:
- a CDS encoding carotenoid oxygenase family protein, translating to MTVTPSTAVSESSAPPPHLAGNFAPVTDELTAYDLPATGTIPPELTGWYLRNGPNPQDAASRHWFFGDGMVHGVRLEGGRAVSYRNRWVRTSTFTDGIRLGDGPGRRNLAAGVANTHVVRHAGRTLALVESSFPYEIDCRPGHELDTVGPHDFGGRLATAMTAHPKTCPTTGELHFFGYGRSSAPYLTYHRADAAGELVVSRPVDVPGATMMHDFHLTARHVIFMDLPMVYDRDHAGMPYRWDPGYGARLGVLRRDDPHGEVRWLDIDPCYVFHSLNAHDDGDQRIVLYVSRYATLAGHAPPCLWRWTIDLAAGTVAEEQIDDQMGEFPRIDDRLAGLPARFGHVTAAEAPGTGAIPGALLRYDLRTGGVARYGFGPGRTPGEAAFAPADDRPGGPGWLITYVYDATTDTSDLVILDAEDITAGPVATVSLPRRVPYGFHGNWLPDPTG from the coding sequence ATGACCGTCACCCCATCCACCGCGGTATCCGAATCCTCCGCACCGCCACCGCATCTGGCCGGCAACTTCGCCCCGGTCACCGACGAACTGACCGCCTACGACCTCCCGGCCACCGGCACCATCCCGCCGGAGCTCACCGGCTGGTATCTGCGCAACGGCCCCAACCCGCAGGACGCCGCCAGCCGGCATTGGTTCTTCGGCGACGGCATGGTCCACGGCGTGCGCCTGGAGGGCGGCCGGGCCGTCTCGTACCGCAATCGCTGGGTCCGGACCTCGACCTTCACCGACGGCATCCGCCTCGGTGACGGGCCGGGCCGCCGCAATCTGGCCGCCGGTGTCGCCAACACCCATGTCGTCCGGCACGCCGGTCGCACGCTGGCGCTGGTCGAGTCGTCCTTCCCCTACGAGATCGACTGTCGGCCCGGACATGAGCTGGATACCGTCGGCCCCCATGACTTCGGCGGCCGGCTCGCCACTGCCATGACCGCCCACCCCAAGACCTGTCCCACCACCGGCGAGCTGCACTTTTTCGGGTACGGCCGTTCCAGTGCGCCCTATCTGACGTATCACCGGGCCGATGCGGCCGGTGAGTTGGTGGTCAGCCGTCCGGTCGACGTGCCCGGCGCCACGATGATGCACGACTTCCATCTGACGGCACGCCATGTGATCTTCATGGATCTGCCGATGGTTTACGACCGCGACCACGCCGGCATGCCCTACCGCTGGGATCCGGGGTACGGGGCCCGCCTGGGCGTGCTGCGCCGCGACGACCCCCATGGCGAGGTCCGCTGGCTGGACATCGACCCCTGCTACGTCTTCCACTCGCTGAACGCCCATGACGACGGCGACCAGCGGATCGTCCTCTATGTCTCCCGCTACGCCACGTTGGCCGGTCATGCGCCGCCCTGCCTGTGGCGCTGGACGATCGACCTCGCCGCGGGCACGGTGGCGGAGGAGCAAATCGACGACCAGATGGGCGAGTTCCCCCGGATAGACGACCGCCTGGCCGGGCTGCCCGCCCGGTTCGGCCATGTCACGGCCGCGGAGGCACCGGGCACCGGTGCGATACCCGGCGCCCTGCTCCGCTACGACCTGCGGACCGGCGGGGTGGCCCGCTATGGCTTCGGCCCGGGGCGTACCCCGGGCGAGGCGGCGTTCGCCCCCGCCGACGACCGTCCGGGCGGCCCCGGCTGGCTCATCACCTACGTCTACGACGCCACCACCGACACCAGCGACCTCGTGATCCTCGACGCCGAGGACATCACCGCCGGCCCGGTCGCGACGGTTTCCCTGCCACGCCGGGTGCCGTACGGCTTCCACGGCAACTGGCTGCCGGATCCGACGGGTTGA